A genomic window from Chitinophaga pollutisoli includes:
- a CDS encoding AI-2E family transporter: MRPPVLKPPFYMKLSHILLALVLIVVILRTMKDILAPVAFGFLFAILLLPLAQGLERLKLPRGAACGLAVLIFVIFMAGGLYFISWQTSSFLTDLPVLEKRLMVLATDLTVWIDDKFHIDSDQQVAWINENAAKSITSLSNFIVNAVTSVSSVLIFLVFIPLYTFFLLFYRRLLVQFLLRLFRREYAGEVHEVIAHSRLVVKSYVVGLFIEMLVVAGLYILALVCLGVKYAVLLGTLGAIFNIIPYLGMVLTILVTVLVTLTTGTAGQAFWAAAIMFGIHLLDANVLLPRIVGSKVSINAMVTLLGVFIGSMIWGIAGMFISIPTMALLKVVFDKIPNMRPWGMIMGNED, encoded by the coding sequence ATGCGACCACCTGTTCTGAAGCCGCCATTTTACATGAAACTGAGCCATATCCTGCTCGCCCTCGTCCTCATCGTCGTGATCCTGCGGACGATGAAAGACATCCTGGCGCCGGTGGCTTTCGGTTTCCTTTTCGCCATCCTGCTGCTGCCGCTGGCGCAGGGGCTGGAACGGCTGAAATTGCCCAGGGGCGCCGCTTGCGGGTTGGCGGTTCTGATATTCGTGATTTTTATGGCGGGAGGATTGTATTTTATTTCCTGGCAAACCTCCAGCTTCCTCACCGACCTGCCCGTGCTGGAAAAACGGCTGATGGTGCTGGCTACGGATCTGACCGTCTGGATCGATGATAAATTCCACATCGATTCGGACCAGCAGGTAGCCTGGATCAATGAGAACGCGGCGAAGAGCATCACTTCGCTGTCGAACTTCATCGTGAACGCGGTTACTTCCGTTTCATCGGTCCTGATTTTTCTCGTCTTCATTCCCCTTTATACTTTTTTCCTCCTTTTTTACCGCCGTTTGCTGGTGCAGTTCCTGCTGCGCCTTTTCCGTCGCGAATACGCGGGAGAAGTGCATGAAGTGATCGCCCACAGCAGGCTGGTGGTGAAAAGCTATGTGGTGGGATTGTTTATCGAGATGCTCGTGGTGGCGGGCCTGTACATCCTGGCGCTGGTATGCCTCGGTGTGAAATATGCTGTACTGCTGGGCACTTTGGGCGCTATTTTCAATATTATTCCCTACCTCGGCATGGTGCTCACCATCCTGGTGACGGTGTTGGTGACATTGACGACGGGCACGGCAGGACAAGCCTTCTGGGCCGCAGCCATCATGTTCGGTATCCATTTGCTCGACGCAAACGTGTTGCTGCCGAGGATCGTTGGGTCGAAGGTGTCTATCAACGCCATGGTAACGTTGCTCGGCGTATTTATCGGGAGCATGATCTGGGGGATCGCCGGGATGTTCATTTCCATTCCCACGATGGCGCTGCTGAAGGTGGTGTTCGATAAAATCCCGAACATGCGCCCCTGGGGCATGATCATGGGAAATGAAGATTAG